TCCAACGGTTTTAGATTTCCGAAGAGGACGCATTCAGATTCGGTCAAGTCAGATATGAGAAAGTTGAGTCCACTGTTTGCATCGAAGTCTGAGTTTCCTGCTCCCTCAATTCTCTTCAGAATAGATGTGCAGAATCCAGGCGTTGTAACGGCCTGTAACAAGCCTACTGTTCTTTAAATTAAGACTACGTAGGCCTCGTAAGTTTTTTGGGAAACAAAATATGTTAGGCCTACTATTGCAAACTCTGACCTCTGTCAAACCCACTGGCCTACTTGACCAATCACATGCGTCAGTGATTACACAAATGGATAATGGGAACAATATAATGAAATAATTATTATGTTGGCTAATTGTGCACCAGGCCATTAGGCTGCTATGTCATTGAGAATGAACAAAGTCGTTGTTTGCcagagacccagtcgttcagtcttttaaaTCTCCCCCCGcttttgaaaacaaaatgtaagtcaaaaagaaatgtgagataaagTCTAGATGatttttttatagtggagatcaagtgtGTAaagtgcctggctgggctgatgagacagtggattgagtagtcagatggaacagagtaaataggcatttcatgGTCATAGATTTAGCAGGCGGTCACTTCTGGAACAGACACCgactggaatgcggttttaaccaatcagcattcacgaTTAGACACACCCGTTGTATAAAGAACAGATTATGTCATAGACTCCTGTGTCAACTTTAAACAGTCATTGGCCAGCTGGGGCAATGTGACATGGGGAAAGGCAACACTGTGTAGACAGTGGTATTCATAATGGAAGAAAGGTTTCACAAGAGCCTGGCGCAGTAAGGAGATAGGTCTTACTACCATTCATGAATGTTTTATGTGATGATCAGTCTGTGTTTGATGAGTAGGCCCTTTGACTAGGAAAAGGCTAAAAGTATTTTTTTAGACCACCGAATTGCATGCCTTGATTGAATAGGGCAAATGATTTACACATAGTTATTTACTCCAATAGCTATGCGACATTGTGCCGAATATTTTATTCTTCTCCTCAAACTAAATGAAAACCACATGTAGGCTTTAACTCAGGAGGCTGCTGattggaggacggctcataacaatgtctggaacggagcaaatggaacggcatcaaaacacatggaaaccatggaaaccatgtgtttgatgcagtttataccattccactgattctgctccagccactaccacaagcccatcctccccGATGTGGTAGGCTACAGAGAGAAATACACCGATCTAAAATACAGTGGGTGTGTAGTGGGTAGATATtgatgacaaaaacaacaaacaatttAATACCGTTTTCGCACAAGGCTGTcccgtaacaaaacgtggaaaaagtgaaggggtctgaatactttcccgaatgcactgtaatgaACGCAACATGTTgattcccatgtttcatgagctgaaataaaacacaaaaagcttatttctctcaaatgttgtgcacacatgtatttacatccctgttagtgagtatttctcatttttccaagataatccatccacctgatgaTGATccttacataggtgcaccttgtgctgggaccAATAAATAAAAGGCccctctaaaatatgcagttttgtcacacaacacaatgccacagatggctcaagttttgagggagtgtccaattggcatgctgactgcaggaatgtccagcgGAGCTATTACCAGAGAATGTAATttaaatttctctaccataagccgcctccaacatagttttagagaatttggcagtacgtccaaccggcctcataaccgCAGTCCATGTGTATAGCTTAATGtgggtgtaacagtataactttagaccgtcccctcgcccatacccggccgcgaaccagggaccctctgcacacttcaacagtcaccctcgaagcatcgttacccatcgctccacaaaagccacggcccttgcagagcaaggggaactactccttcaaggtctcagagcaagtgacgtcaccaattgaaacgctatttagcgcgcaccgctaactaagctagccattTTACATCCGTTACActggcgagcggtttgctgacgttaaacgttgtgaacagagtgccccatggtggcggtggggttatagtatggacaggcataagctaccagacaacaaacacaattgcattttatagatggcaatttgaatgcacagagataccctgacgagatcctgaggcccattgtcgtgccattcatccgccgccatcacctcatgtttcagcatgataatgaacggccaaatgtcacaaggatctgtacacaattcccggAAGCAGGATTTTTTGTCTATATATTTtcttatgtttagctcacataatataatgtacaagtgtgtatgaatgtgtctgtaatagaatagaCGTGTCAAAAACAAATCTAGACATTTATAAATGCATTTATAAATATACAgcttccaaaatatatttttttacaatggaGGTGTACCCAGATGGCTGCGCTGGCTTCAAAACAACGGCCCCTGTAAATCATCTAGGGATCATACACGTCATTGCTTCTATACACACACGTCACATAAAATACCATTTCAATCCACTAGAGGTTGCGTTAATCCGAAAAAGTAGGTTACGGATTTCATTGCAGTTTTGAGTCAGTCGGAAGAGCTTGGTATTTGTTCTCGTTTTGACTCTCCGGCTTCGGGACATAAATGGACAAACACGTGTCTTGAAAATGGGTAAGACGCGTCTTTTCACCCTTTAGAGCCTATATGACATATAGGCTGTGGATCAATTCGATTTGATTCCATTATCTATTATTGTATGTTATGTATGCTACTGAAAGAGAGGCAGATTGCAGTTATAACCTCCTCGCATATTCTAAATAGATGATGCTTGTTTGCATTATAGTCTCCCATTCGTTGAAACAAGTGTAAATTGTAGGCCTATTTCTTAAACGTCCATACATTTCTAGGTATACTATGGCGATCGCCTCTTTAAGATTAGGCAATAAAAGTGACCATTGTGACTGTGTTTTCCACTAATGAGTTGAGTTGCCTTCCTGTGTGTTGGGTTGACAACTAGCTGGCTCCTGCTAGCTGGAAACACAGTTTATAGAGGCAATCGGCTATCACCAGGACAGGCTTTTGTGGATCTATACAAAGATCGATCAAAAGAGGGCAagcaacatgttttttttctaatCCGGGTTTACAAATGATCTGATTCGCTGACTCAAATCATAGAGGAGGAATTTGACAGTTCTTATTCGACATAGAATATAAGCTTTGATCAGATTTCCACTTCGAACAGGGAACATTAGTTTGTGTTCTCGTGCCTGACATTGTCTTATCTACCATGTTCACGAGACGATCACGTTAAATAAATATCTAGAGTCCACCGCTGATGTGTCACAAGCTGGTGAATTGAACATCCTTAACATTGTTGCAGCTCAGTGCTGGGCGCAACGTGGAAACAAAGTCCCGctaggcacagacgtcaattcaacgcatattccacgttggttcaacgcaATTTCGTTGAAATTACGtgtaaacaacgttgattcaaccagtgtgtgtatCTCCTGTGCTGTGTCACTTTTTCCATCAGCGTCCAGCGATAATGCCTCAACCCAAAGTCAAGCTGGTGGTGACAGGAGATGATTTTGGGTACTGTCCAAAAAGGAACCAGGGGATAGTGGATTGTTTCCAAGCCGGGGGCATTTCTAATGTGTCCCTTCTGGTTAACGCCTCCTCGGCGAAAGAAGCGACAGAGCTGGCCAAAAGGTAAGTAGTAAAGTACAATGTTTACGTCCATAGCTAATAGgatgtttaatagcctactgaaaACGTACAAGATGCCCTTAAAACACAACACTTCCATGCAGCTATGACtttttcatagcaggttaggagaatttataCTGCAGGTTGGGATAATTCACCTAGCAATTTATGAGAAttaggttaggaaaagggttcgGGTTAGCAGAAATGCTCTCTTAACCTGTTACGAAAAGTCACTTGTATTGAAGTGGtttgtttattatttttttttaattaatcttttttttaatttaaaaacattttttttttttagatagtcCCGATTAAATTATTCGGTTTAAAAATACAGTAACTTCCTGATAGGTGACATTCACTTCACTTTCacttgtgtttttatttattgtgtATTGAATAATTCATAGAATCAGGAAAGGTGTTATACATTTGAAACCTCATATTTCCTGTATTTTGTCCAATCAGTGTTCTTCTCTTGCTTTAGCATGTACCAGCTCATATTATTGTTTGGCAATTCCCATCTATGATGTCAGACGCTATAGGGACTGGTTTCCCGTATCCATAGAAATCCTAGCCCAGGAATAAAAAGCACTTTCAGTTAACTCTCTATTGATCATGTTTCCTTAGTCACAAAGACCAGGCTTACCTTGAGTCCGGAAAACTGACCCCTAATTTCCCCGATATCTTCCTCCGTAGACATCACATTCCCATCGGCCTCCATGCCAACCTCTCAGAGGGTCTACCAGTCAGCCAGGGTCTGAAACGGGGCTCCACTCTCCTCAACAAGGATGGATTCTTCCATGGGAAGATGGGTTTCAGAAAGGCATTACAAAGTGGCCTGGTCAACATGACAGAGGTAGGCTTCCTTCTTAACAACATAGTTGAGGTAGGGCAGGCATTTTTACTTTTTCATATTCGCCCATTTCCACggtaacagagtgatgctgagacttAGATTtgttccactttaaaatgtatgttgaACAAAAACAGGCGTTGAGCTTCAGACCAGACTCACTCAAGTGTTGTTTAATAGCGGGTTAGCTATCAGAGTGTGATCTGATAGTGTTGTTTAATAGCGGGTTAGCTATCAGAGTGTGATCTGAGAGACTATTGTTTAATAGCGGGTTAGCTATCAGAGTGTGATCTGATAGTGTTGTTTAATAGCAGGTTAGCTATCAGAGTGTGATCTGATAGTGTTGTTTAATAGCGGGTTAGCTATCAGAGTGTGATCTGAGAGACTATTGTTTAATAGCGGGTTAGCTATCAGAGTGTGATCTGAGAGAGTGTTGTTTAATAGCAGGTTAGCTATCAGAGTGTGATCTGAGAGAGTGTTGTTTAATAGCGGGTTAGCTATCAGAGTGTGATCTGAGAGAGTGTTGTTTAATAACCTACCTAGTTGAATCAAATGAATTCTCTCTGATTTCTATTATGCTGTAAAACAGCAGTCACCTGTTTTTACAGCATAATAGTTCTATTGCAGCTTAGCCCACACTGATCAGGATCCGTATTCAAAAAGAGTCTCCGAGTAGGACTGCTTATCTAGGATCAAGGCACCCTTTTACccagcctgggtaccagtctgtttatgaGATATCATTCCTCTCCTTGTCATGCTAAACACAGAATACAAGGAGTGGGACGTTAGCACAACAGGTCCTGGATACCAGGCTACCTCGCACCTTCATTAgaatctaaaaggcaaaactgacctGAGATCTGTGCTCTTCATGAATACTGGCACTGATATCTTCTGTGATGGATACGGTGGTGGTTAGGGAAGTTGCATCTTGTATTGTCTGTGATGTAAGCACAGCATCTTTTGGAAGAGGGTTAGgtcaactagtgtgtgtgtggagatctTGGTCACATTGAGTTGTAATGAGACTGAACAGGAGTTGGGAAGAGACTGAACAGGAGTTGGGAAGAGACTGAACAGGAGTTGGGAAGAGACTAAACAGGAGTTGGGAAGAGACTAAACAGGAGTTGGGAAGAGACTGAACAGGAGTTGGGAAGAGACTGAACAGGAGTTGGGAAGAGACTGAAGAGGAGTTGGGAAGAGACTGAAGAGGAGTTGGGAAGAGACTGAAGAGGAGTTGGGAAGAGACTGAAGAGGAGTTGGGAAGAGACTGAAGAGGAGTTGGGAAGAGACTGTACAGGAGTTGGGAAGAGACTGTACAGGAGTTGGGAAGAGACTGTACAGGAGTTGGGAAGAGACTGTACAGGAGTTGGGAAGAGACTGTACAGGAGTTGGGAAGAGACTGTACAGGAGTTGGGAAGAGACTGTACAGGAGTTGGGAAGAGACTGTACAGGAGTTGGGAAGAGACTGTAGAGGAGTTGGGAAGAGACTGAAGAGGAGTTGGGAAGAGACTGAAGAGGAGTTGGGAAGAGACTGAAGAGGAGTTGGGAAGAGACTGAAGAGGAGTTGGGAAGAGACTGAAGAGGAGTTGGGAAGAGACTGAAGAGGAGTTGGGAAGAGACTGAAGAGGAGTTGGGAAGAGACTGAAGAGGAGTTGGGAAGAGACTGAAGAGGAGTTGGGAAGAGACTGAAGAGGAGTTGGGAAGAGACTGAAGAGGAGTTGGGAAGAGACTGAAGAGGAGTTGGGAAGAGACTGTACAGGAGTTGGGAAGAGACTGTACAGGAGTTGGGAAGAGACACAGGATAGAAAGGAGGGTGTAAACGTGAGCATGTATGCGTTTGGATGGGGACGGACGAGGTGAAGAGCCACTGTTGCTGCTATGTTGTTTAACTGGCCCACAGCACAGCTGTGACAATATACACCATACGTCAATATGCCATATAAGAGGCTTTCAAAAAATTCACCCACCATGTTGACTTATCCAACTGTCTGATGATTTACAAAGAAATATACTCAGGAGTACCTGGTCTTTTTTTAAGTGCTTGAGGCCTTAGACTTTACAGTAAACCAAAGCAGGATCAAGTTTTCCTTAATATTCTGATTCAACTCCCTGTTTTTCATATGTGGAACTCAGGTGTTCGTTCCCGATCCACCGGGAACAGTTTTAgcgttttttttccccccttctgttttgtggagggtgtgtgtttgttcctcgtcaggtgtgtgtgttttagctgtACACTATCCCTAGGGGGTGTATTTGTCCCTCAAactggatttaaaaaaatgtattttacctttattttactaggcaagtcagtgaagaacaaattcttattttcaatgacggcctacgaacagtgggttaactgcctgtttaggggcagaatgacagatttgtaccttgtcagctctgggatttgaacttgcgctcctaaccactaggctaccctgccgccccaatggtaTATTTGCACTCTCTCTGTGGCACATGGTTATCTTTCAGGTGTGTACtttcacattgtgtgtgtgtttctgtgtgtgtgtgtgtgtcaggtggagCTGGAGCTGAGGGCTCAGGTGAGGCTGTTTGGAGAGCTGATGGGTTATCTGCCCTGTCACATGGATGGGCACCAACACATTCATGTGTTGCCAGGTATGATGTCATAAAACCACTAgaaaggtctgtgtgtgtgttcttatgcTCATTGCGAAAAACATTTTATTGTGAGAGGTCTTACCCAATaggactgtgcgtgtgtgttcacCAATGTTCATTCATCTGAACTTCAACCACGTCTTCCCCCTCTGACTGACATACTCTGAACCTCAACCACGTCTTCCCCCTCTGACTGACATACTCTGAACCTCAACCACATCTTCCCCCTCTGACTGACATACTCTGAACCTCCACCACGTCTTCCCCCTCTGACTGACATACTCTGAACCTCAACCACATCTCCCCCTCTGACTGACATACTCTGAACCTCAACCACGTCTTCCCCCTCTGACTGACATACTCTGAACCTCAACCACATCTTCCCTCTGACTGACATACTCTGAACCTCAACCACGTCTTCCCCCTCTGACTGACATACTCTACTGAGAACACTCTGATGACACCGCGGAACTCTTCCTCTTCATTGTCATGAAGCACATGACCCCGGGTTTATTTTTACATCACACGATGAGTCACAGAATCATGTGGTTTTGTTAAATGGTTGTTAGGTGATCTAATGGAGATGAATACATGAACCGTTGTTTACAGGGCAAGGAGGGGAAAGGGCCCCGCCTTCAGTTTTAAATGAGGTTACCACTGCTGGTTTAATAAAACTCGTTTATTTAACCACTAGTGGTGGTAattcctttttttttcttcatttgaaTATGTGTGGCTTTTGACCACGTCGTTGTCATAAGGGCATTGGTGACACTTGATACTCTCGGTTTAAAGGTAGTTTATAGACTATTAATTAGTTAATAGAGCAGTAGTAAATGGTTATATCTCATGATTAAAATATAACTGATGGTTAAAATTGTGATTGTCATTTTAATGCTTGACAAATCTGAATCGGAAATGGTTGCCTATCTGATTTACGTGTGTgcctatttttttaattttttttatttaaccttcatttaaccaagcaagtcagttaagaacaaattctcatttacaacgacggccaaccaaaaggcaaaaggcctcctgcggggccGGAGGCTGGGattatacataaatatatataaatacaggacaaaacacacatcacgacaagagagacaacacaacactgcgtaaagagagacctaagacaacaacacaacacaacactacataaagagagacaacacaacactacataaagagagacaacacaacactgcgtaaagagagacaacacaacactgcgtaaagagagacaacacaacactacataaagagagacaacacaacactacatacagagagacaacacaacactacataaagagagacaacacaacactacataaagagagacaacacaacactgcgtaaagagagacaacacaacactacacagagagacaacacaacactacataaagagagacctgagacaacacagcactacataaagagagacaacacaacactacataaagagagacaacacaacactacataaagagagaacacaacgctacataaagagagaacacaacgctacataaagagagacaacactacataaagagagacaacacaacactacataaagagagacaacacaacactacataaagagagacaacacaacactacataaagagagacaacactacactacataaagagagacaacacaacactacataaagagagacaacacaacatagagagacaacacaacatagagagacaacactacataaagagagacaacactacatagagagacaacactacatagagagacaacactacataaagagagacaacactacataaagagagacaacactacataaagagagacaacacaacactacataaagagagacaccacaacactacataaagagagacaacactacactacataaagagagacaacactacatagagagacaacactacatagagagacaacactacatagagagacaacactacatagagagacaacactacatagagagacaacactacataaagagagacaacacaacactacataaagagagacaacacaacactacataaggagagacaacactacataaggagagacaacactacataaggagagacaacactacataaagagagacaacacaacactacataaggagagacaacactacataaagagagacagcaacacaacaagacaacaacatggtagcaacacgacatgacaacaacatggtagctacACGACATGACAACAACATTGCGTGTGTGTCAGAGGTGTGCGAGGTGTTTGCCCAGGTGCTGTCTGACTGTGGGATCTCCTACACACGTGTTCCTGTGGAGCGTGGGCTACACTCGTGTCCCTGGCTGTCCCCTGTCCTCAGAGACTTCTACATGCAGGTAGAGAAGGACGCTCTGCAGTCTATCCCCGTGTTCAGACGACATGGCATCAGGTAGGAGACGCGCTGAAATCCCTGTAGAATGTCATGAGAATCTCTTCATTGATCCACACTGTTTACAGTAAAGCCCGGTACGGTATTAGAGAGGTGGCATGTTCCTTTTAGACTAGACACTTGAAGATTACCTTGAGGCACATATGGTGATATTATTTTCCTGTTCGTCTCAGTCGTCCTGGGGACTTCAATCATGCAATGAGAGGATAGTGTTTTTGTTTCTCTCGGGTACGGTTAAAAGTTTAATATTTCCATGAGCTGAAAATTACCttcctcttctatcctctctctctctctctctctctctctctctctctctctctctctctctctctctctctctctctctctctctctctctgtctctctctctctctctctctgtctctctctgtctctctctctctctctgtctctctctgtctctctctgtctctgtctctgtctctgtctctctctctctctctctctctctctctctctctcaaattcaaattcaaattcaagctgctttattggcatgaaaaacattgtgtcaatattgccaaagcaacaatgtatacaatatacattgtaacaaaattgtaaatgatagcaaataataatataaaatggtagtaaataataatacaaaaataaatacaataaaatggtaacagtctacagtaaacattaataattatagtaataacaataatagtaataataagtaagttactgtttactatgcagatgttattattcagtgtccctcaggctatggcaggaaaatacatatttggctgcaagaggagccattgctccttcgcccatgagtattcttagtttttcctctgggttcaatttgtaaaaatgtggaatatatgtagtcatttctgtgaataatgaatctctttgtgaggaatatttatcacagtaaaggagaaagtgcatctctgtctctacctcccctgtcatgcagtgaccacatacacgctcttctttgggtagccatgtctttttatgtctgccggtttctattgccaatcggtggtcactcagcctgtacttggtaaggatctgtctctgcttcgtatctctgacagagtagagataatcagccaattcatattctctgtttagggtcagatagcaatttagtcggctttgggattttgtttcgtttttccagtattgtaagtatgattcctttgattggttcatgattttgtttattggaattctttcttttgaagcagtgctggtgtcagcttgattggtgaggtccaacaccagctgactgagagggctcgtttctgggctcagctcttgggcttgaagtgctttaaattgcagactcgaatttggacttgaatttagatgtagccaaaattttaatgatcttttctgtattttcattattactggaaaacggcccaattctgccctacatgcattagttggtgtatttctctggacttgtagaattttccgacagaattctgcatgtagggtttcaattggatgtttgtcccacattttaaaatccagtttattgagtggcccccaaacctcacttccataaagtgctattggtaggattacactgtcaaatattttagtccaaattctaattgggatgttgattttgaataatttcatttttattgcatctctctctctctctctctctctctctctctctctctctctctgtctctctctctctctctctctgtctctgtctctctctctctctctctctgtctctctctgtctctctctgtctctctctctctctctctctctctctctctctgtctctctctctctgtctctctctctctgtctctctctctctctctgtctctgtctctctctctgtctctctctctctgtctctctctctctgtctctctctctctgtctctctctctctgtctctctctctctctctcagatggcCTGATGTCTATCTAGGTTTGACCACCATGGGTCACAACATGTCGGTCCCCAACCTCCGACGAGCCTTCAGCCATGCCCTGGAACGAGACCTGAATGTCTCACTGTCGCCCCCTGGGGGTGAAAGTAAAAACAGGACAAACACCACGGAGCAGCCCGTGCTGACGGCAGAGCTCATGGTGCACCCTGGGTACCCCAGCCACCCCCAGGAGGGCGGGTGTGGGGAGGGGCCGGACGACTTCGCCCAGTCGGCTGACAGGCAGCAGGAGTTGACCACCCTGAAGGACCCAGCCCTACTGGCCTTCTACACCCAGGAGAGAGTCCAACTCTGTGCCTTCAGGGACCTCTGAGGCCCCTACACCCCTCGCCCTCAGGGGTAGGGTTGTTGAATTCCCAAAACTTTTATCTGGTGTTTCATAAATCTCAATTGAAGAATTACAGGTTTGAAGATTGCTGCTTATTCCCAGAATTCTCcaaatgggatttttttttttaaacccagAGCATTTTGGGAAAGTTTTGTGATCCTACCTCTGAGTCCCCCACTCAGGGGTCACATTCCAATATCCACACTTACTGCCACACTATCTATCCAATACATGGCTTCCCGATgccggtgggaggagctataggaggacaggctcgttgTAATGGCCGGAATAGAATGGAATCAAACCTGGATtctatatgtttgatgtgttcggtaccattccattattccattccaaccattacaatgagcccgtcctcctatagctcctcccaccggcCCCCTCTAATGGCTTTGTTCTGAGTATTTAGAACACATTTCCAATACATTGCT
The genomic region above belongs to Oncorhynchus mykiss isolate Arlee chromosome 6, USDA_OmykA_1.1, whole genome shotgun sequence and contains:
- the ydjc gene encoding carbohydrate deacetylase — translated: MPQPKVKLVVTGDDFGYCPKRNQGIVDCFQAGGISNVSLLVNASSAKEATELAKRHHIPIGLHANLSEGLPVSQGLKRGSTLLNKDGFFHGKMGFRKALQSGLVNMTEVELELRAQVRLFGELMGYLPCHMDGHQHIHVLPEVCEVFAQVLSDCGISYTRVPVERGLHSCPWLSPVLRDFYMQVEKDALQSIPVFRRHGIRWPDVYLGLTTMGHNMSVPNLRRAFSHALERDLNVSLSPPGGESKNRTNTTEQPVLTAELMVHPGYPSHPQEGGCGEGPDDFAQSADRQQELTTLKDPALLAFYTQERVQLCAFRDL